A stretch of Maridesulfovibrio zosterae DSM 11974 DNA encodes these proteins:
- a CDS encoding MFS transporter encodes MPIHSSKRSQRLSSINTIILMGAAFAAALSSGIFTFTLPLMNLDEKASGMWLGSGFAGYFFAKLLIAPISGTFADKFGVKKPLLIATSLAAFLPLIYVFSPEITSLYAIQFALGLCAGTVRTVSMAAIGTSMQGNNLSVRFGHLAAAMNSSFLLGPLLGGFLYLNKDYLPVLGGMSFFMIVAFILFILYSPSKSAPSALSQKEIAPPASTQSYIYIMLALFGRAVGIGSLIAFYPLLIKSSLNLSPAMTAVVYSVPSLITIVLLPILGRLLAEYNRNLITCTGMIISSLGIFCAATSNSYIFFILAGIIMGAGSAVSMPASMAICSDLGSRKGKTIGFANMATNLGFMTGPLFCGIMVSTTGQIGIPLKLAAIAGALLTLPLMHQGIYALGKKKLAHFTAIIVILISSLLIPLQLQHHSTKVSAPDTFRYTDVAMGTVVNLTLITPETHSTKRIAKKAVTLMHKLQRDFDHRNKLGSVGRINHSAGKRGIKTSDNAFHVIKRGLEFSKKSNGNFDITIGAITTTPFYYAFDKSHYEGRKDLINYRLVEIDPTDNIVTLPHKGMAIDLGGLAKGTIIDAAAQFLQNSGIKTGMVEAGGDFMVFGKRLWSIGIRNPRGKGILGYIEVKDSAVCGSGDYYQFIQPISTEEKTRKHHIFDPSRLQSSNECIATTTIAPNAETADALATTVFIMGPDKGTEFLKKQFPACAAMWVLPNMTIRSTDNFPAIKNK; translated from the coding sequence ATGCCAATTCATAGTTCGAAGCGTAGCCAAAGACTAAGCTCAATTAATACAATTATACTCATGGGTGCAGCATTCGCAGCAGCCTTGAGTTCAGGTATATTTACTTTCACACTGCCTCTTATGAACCTCGACGAAAAAGCGAGTGGCATGTGGCTGGGCAGCGGTTTTGCAGGATACTTCTTTGCGAAACTCCTCATCGCCCCCATATCCGGTACGTTCGCGGACAAATTCGGAGTAAAAAAGCCACTACTAATTGCAACGTCCTTGGCAGCCTTCCTTCCACTGATCTACGTCTTTTCCCCAGAAATAACATCGCTTTATGCTATACAATTTGCTCTGGGTTTATGCGCAGGAACAGTACGCACAGTCAGCATGGCAGCCATTGGAACCTCAATGCAAGGAAACAACCTTTCTGTTCGCTTTGGGCATCTGGCAGCGGCCATGAACAGTTCATTTCTACTTGGCCCTTTGCTTGGTGGATTTTTATATCTTAATAAAGATTATCTTCCAGTACTTGGAGGCATGTCTTTTTTCATGATTGTAGCCTTTATACTTTTCATTCTCTACAGCCCCTCAAAATCAGCCCCATCAGCACTTAGTCAAAAAGAAATTGCTCCACCTGCTTCAACTCAATCATACATATATATTATGCTGGCTTTGTTCGGGCGGGCTGTCGGTATTGGCAGCTTGATAGCCTTCTACCCGCTACTTATTAAATCAAGCTTGAACCTTAGCCCGGCAATGACAGCTGTTGTTTACTCGGTTCCAAGCCTTATCACAATTGTTCTGCTGCCTATCCTCGGTAGACTCCTTGCTGAATATAATCGTAATCTTATCACTTGCACAGGCATGATAATCAGCTCACTTGGTATTTTTTGTGCTGCGACCAGTAACTCTTATATTTTTTTTATTTTAGCAGGGATCATTATGGGAGCTGGATCTGCGGTGTCCATGCCTGCGTCAATGGCTATCTGCTCTGATCTTGGATCACGCAAAGGAAAAACAATCGGATTTGCCAATATGGCAACCAACCTGGGATTTATGACAGGACCACTTTTCTGCGGGATTATGGTCAGTACTACTGGGCAAATAGGCATTCCTCTAAAGCTTGCTGCTATCGCAGGAGCGTTATTAACTCTGCCACTTATGCATCAGGGAATATACGCTTTAGGGAAAAAGAAACTTGCTCATTTCACGGCAATCATAGTCATATTAATTTCTTCATTACTAATTCCACTGCAACTGCAACATCACAGTACGAAAGTATCAGCGCCAGATACTTTCCGGTACACCGATGTGGCTATGGGGACAGTAGTAAATCTGACATTAATCACTCCTGAGACACATAGCACGAAACGAATAGCTAAAAAAGCTGTCACTCTAATGCACAAACTGCAAAGAGACTTTGACCACCGCAATAAGCTTGGCTCTGTTGGACGTATCAATCACTCAGCCGGAAAACGAGGAATAAAAACTTCGGACAATGCTTTCCACGTTATTAAGCGCGGACTTGAGTTCAGTAAAAAATCCAATGGTAATTTTGATATAACCATTGGTGCAATAACAACCACACCTTTTTATTATGCGTTTGACAAAAGTCACTACGAAGGACGCAAAGACCTTATTAATTACCGCCTTGTTGAAATTGATCCAACGGACAACATAGTAACACTTCCGCACAAAGGCATGGCTATTGATCTTGGAGGACTTGCCAAAGGAACTATCATTGATGCAGCTGCCCAGTTTTTGCAAAACTCAGGTATTAAAACAGGGATGGTTGAGGCTGGTGGGGACTTTATGGTCTTCGGGAAGCGTTTATGGTCAATCGGAATACGCAATCCGCGTGGTAAAGGAATTCTTGGCTATATCGAAGTAAAAGACAGCGCAGTTTGCGGTTCAGGTGATTATTACCAATTCATCCAGCCCATTTCAACAGAAGAGAAAACCAGAAAACACCATATCTTTGACCCATCCAGGCTGCAATCGTCTAATGAATGTATTGCAACCACGACAATTGCTCCAAATGCCGAAACAGCTGACGCACTTGCCACAACAGTTTTTATTATGGGGCCGGATAAAGGAACTGAATTTTTAAAAAAACAATTCCCAGCCTGTGCAGCAATGTGGGTTTTACCGAATATGACAATTCGAAGCACGGATAATTTTCCAGCCATAAAAAATAAATAA
- a CDS encoding TetR/AcrR family transcriptional regulator: MTKKEKILQAAQEQFGEHGYTATTLKMIADHAGVASGLVSHYYGNKDNLFLESGGALIDQMLKVLTAKAAQGKNGLDALAIFVQAYFDFTTANRTTFPTLLRSSPFSDEYPNLDRTHIAEKFKRLIIQIEEYLRQGIEDGSIRDVPLSATPFLIYGHIVGAVRTKFLTPFEVQNLFREACQFIVRSVAKD, translated from the coding sequence ATGACCAAAAAAGAAAAAATTCTACAGGCAGCGCAGGAACAATTTGGGGAGCACGGATATACAGCAACAACACTAAAAATGATTGCCGACCATGCAGGAGTTGCTTCAGGTCTTGTTTCCCACTATTATGGAAACAAGGACAACTTGTTTTTAGAATCCGGAGGGGCTTTAATAGACCAGATGCTAAAAGTCCTCACAGCTAAAGCTGCACAAGGTAAAAATGGACTTGATGCACTGGCAATATTCGTACAGGCCTATTTCGACTTCACAACAGCGAACAGAACAACCTTCCCAACACTGCTTCGAAGCTCTCCTTTCAGTGACGAATATCCAAATCTAGACCGTACCCATATCGCAGAGAAATTTAAACGACTGATCATTCAGATTGAAGAATACCTAAGACAGGGAATTGAGGATGGTTCAATCCGTGATGTCCCTCTTTCTGCAACGCCTTTCCTTATTTATGGACATATTGTCGGAGCAGTTCGTACAAAATTCCTTACACCTTTTGAAGTTCAAAACCTTTTTAGAGAAGCATGCCAATTCATAGTTCGAAGCGTAGCCAAAGACTAA
- a CDS encoding fumarate reductase, producing MAVNVGMHLARPGKRDAILDWLQMLTGAGLVAFMWCHMLLVSSVVISPKIMNGIAGFFEYTYMAQLGGPLIFLTFLLHFALAARKIPFRAEGQATIWQHAQMLKHRDTWLWVVQAVTAMIILVMGAVHMWVVLNDLPITAAKSAARVSGGGWLLFYLILLPCVELHVSVGFYRIGVKWGVIKTENRVKAKKLESILFATFMVIGIITLIRFITLS from the coding sequence ATGGCTGTAAACGTAGGTATGCATTTAGCCCGCCCGGGCAAGAGAGATGCCATTCTTGATTGGCTGCAAATGCTCACCGGTGCAGGACTTGTCGCTTTTATGTGGTGTCATATGCTGCTGGTTTCATCGGTCGTGATTTCACCCAAAATCATGAATGGTATAGCTGGTTTTTTTGAATACACATACATGGCTCAACTCGGTGGGCCTTTGATTTTCTTAACTTTTCTGCTACATTTTGCCTTGGCGGCCAGAAAAATACCTTTCCGTGCGGAAGGGCAGGCAACCATCTGGCAGCATGCTCAAATGTTGAAGCATCGCGACACCTGGCTTTGGGTTGTTCAGGCTGTGACCGCAATGATCATCCTTGTTATGGGTGCAGTCCATATGTGGGTTGTACTAAACGATCTCCCAATTACTGCTGCTAAGTCTGCAGCCCGTGTTTCTGGAGGCGGGTGGCTTCTTTTCTACCTTATCCTTCTTCCTTGCGTTGAACTTCATGTCAGCGTTGGTTTTTATCGCATAGGCGTCAAATGGGGTGTCATCAAGACTGAGAACAGAGTTAAAGCTAAAAAGCTTGAGTCTATTCTTTTCGCAACATTCATGGTCATCGGCATCATCACCCTGATCCGGTTCATAACATTAAGTTAA
- a CDS encoding fumarate reductase flavoprotein subunit gives MQTYYSDLLVIGAGLAGERVAVEAAQDGFDVICLSIVPARRSHSSAAQGGMQAALGNCAKGEGDNVDVHFGDTVRGSDWGCDQEVARLFADAAPIEMRRLAHWGVPWNRVVPGKSFYFKGGEKFEKEEKEEKRGLITARSFGGTAKWRTCYTSDGTGHAVMCTMDNRCAELGINVFDRKEAISLIHDGDVCTGAVVRCLRTGELEVYLSKATAICTGGFGRIYKATTNAVICDGGGHIIAHDTGVVPIGNPEAIQFHPTGIVPTDILVTEGCRGDGGTLLDVNEERFMNIYEPEKAELASRDVVSRWMTHHMRQGKGVKSAYGEHLWLDIRHLGDKHISTKLREVDEICHHFLNVDPRKQLIPVRPTQHYTMAGVRTDKDGAVYGLKGLFSAGEAACWDMHGFNRLGGNSLAETVVAGGIIGRKISEFLQGYETDFKTSLVSDAVRKQQDRMEKLASGAKGKENVYKVREELQNALMDGCFVFRNDAGLKSCIDTLQGTLEKARKVGLVSSGAGANHEMAAALKIEGQVKLGLCIAKGALERTESRGSHNREDYTARNDKEWLNRTLAYWREGADMPELQYEDATPCYEIPPGDRGYGGGSIIEADKAGIEAKTIKK, from the coding sequence ATGCAAACATATTACTCTGATCTCCTTGTCATCGGCGCCGGACTGGCGGGTGAGCGAGTGGCTGTGGAGGCGGCCCAGGACGGTTTCGATGTAATCTGTCTTTCAATTGTTCCTGCTCGTCGTTCACATTCATCTGCAGCGCAGGGCGGGATGCAAGCCGCTCTGGGTAACTGTGCCAAAGGTGAAGGCGATAATGTAGATGTTCACTTCGGTGACACAGTCCGCGGTTCAGACTGGGGTTGTGATCAGGAAGTTGCCCGTCTGTTCGCAGATGCCGCTCCCATTGAAATGCGCCGTCTTGCCCACTGGGGTGTTCCATGGAACCGTGTTGTTCCCGGTAAATCTTTTTATTTCAAAGGTGGCGAGAAATTTGAAAAAGAAGAGAAAGAAGAAAAACGCGGCTTAATCACAGCCCGTTCTTTCGGCGGAACAGCTAAATGGCGTACCTGTTACACCTCTGATGGTACCGGACATGCTGTCATGTGTACTATGGATAACAGGTGTGCTGAGCTTGGCATTAATGTTTTTGACAGAAAAGAGGCTATCTCTCTTATTCATGACGGTGATGTCTGTACCGGTGCTGTTGTGCGCTGTCTTCGCACAGGTGAGCTGGAAGTATATCTTTCAAAAGCAACTGCAATATGTACAGGTGGTTTCGGGCGAATTTATAAAGCAACGACCAACGCGGTTATCTGCGACGGTGGAGGGCATATAATTGCTCACGATACCGGTGTCGTTCCTATCGGTAACCCTGAAGCAATTCAGTTTCATCCCACAGGAATCGTGCCGACAGATATTCTGGTAACAGAGGGCTGCCGTGGCGACGGCGGAACTTTGCTTGATGTTAATGAAGAAAGATTCATGAACATCTATGAACCTGAGAAAGCTGAACTTGCCTCCCGTGACGTTGTCTCCCGCTGGATGACCCATCATATGCGGCAGGGTAAAGGTGTTAAATCTGCTTACGGCGAACATCTCTGGCTTGATATCCGTCATCTCGGTGACAAGCATATCTCTACAAAGCTTCGTGAAGTTGATGAAATCTGTCATCATTTTCTTAATGTTGATCCTAGAAAACAACTTATTCCTGTCCGCCCAACACAGCATTACACCATGGCTGGTGTACGTACTGACAAGGACGGTGCCGTGTACGGTCTTAAAGGTCTTTTTTCCGCAGGTGAAGCTGCATGCTGGGATATGCATGGCTTTAACCGGTTAGGCGGAAACTCTCTTGCTGAAACAGTTGTTGCCGGTGGAATTATCGGAAGAAAAATATCTGAATTTCTTCAGGGTTACGAAACTGATTTTAAGACTTCATTGGTCAGTGACGCCGTTCGTAAGCAGCAGGACAGGATGGAAAAACTTGCCAGCGGAGCCAAAGGTAAGGAAAACGTCTACAAAGTCCGTGAAGAATTGCAGAATGCTCTTATGGATGGCTGTTTTGTTTTCAGAAATGACGCCGGACTTAAAAGCTGTATTGATACTCTTCAGGGAACTCTTGAAAAGGCTCGTAAAGTCGGTCTGGTTTCAAGCGGCGCAGGTGCAAACCATGAAATGGCTGCAGCTCTAAAAATCGAAGGTCAGGTCAAACTGGGACTTTGTATTGCCAAGGGAGCTTTGGAACGTACTGAAAGCCGAGGTTCTCATAACCGTGAGGACTACACTGCCCGTAATGACAAAGAATGGCTTAACAGGACTCTTGCTTACTGGCGTGAAGGCGCAGATATGCCTGAACTGCAATATGAAGATGCAACTCCTTGTTACGAAATTCCACCGGGAGATCGTGGGTACGGCGGCGGCTCTATTATTGAGGCTGATAAAGCTGGAATTGAAGCCAAAACTATTAAGAAATAA
- a CDS encoding fumarate reductase iron-sulfur subunit: protein MSRQLEFDIFRYNPQEKGSVPHMQTFVLDETENMTLFIALNRLREEQDPGLIFDFCCRAGICGACAMVINGRPGLACQTKTIDLPERITLLPLPVFKLIGDLSVDTGVWFREMYQSTESWVHTTKVFDANAIEERMENEVAEQIYELERCIECGCCVSACGTARLRDDFLGAAALNRVARFVVDPRDQRTDRDYFEIIGNDEGIFGCMGLLGCEDVCPKGLPLQNQLGFLRRKMGITAIKEIFRK, encoded by the coding sequence ATGAGCAGACAACTCGAATTTGATATATTCCGCTATAACCCGCAGGAAAAGGGGTCGGTTCCGCACATGCAGACTTTTGTGCTGGATGAAACCGAAAACATGACTCTTTTCATTGCGCTTAACCGTCTCCGCGAAGAGCAGGACCCCGGTCTTATTTTTGATTTCTGCTGTCGCGCCGGTATTTGCGGTGCATGTGCCATGGTTATCAATGGACGTCCGGGACTGGCCTGCCAGACAAAGACTATTGATCTTCCCGAACGGATCACTCTGTTGCCTCTGCCTGTATTTAAACTGATCGGTGACCTTTCAGTTGATACCGGTGTCTGGTTCAGAGAAATGTATCAGTCAACTGAATCATGGGTGCATACCACCAAGGTCTTTGATGCGAATGCTATTGAAGAGCGTATGGAAAATGAAGTTGCCGAGCAGATTTATGAGCTTGAACGTTGTATTGAGTGCGGGTGTTGTGTTTCAGCCTGCGGTACAGCTCGTTTGCGTGATGACTTTCTCGGCGCTGCAGCTCTCAACCGTGTAGCCCGCTTTGTAGTGGACCCAAGAGATCAGCGTACTGATCGCGATTATTTTGAAATTATCGGTAATGATGAAGGTATCTTCGGCTGTATGGGATTACTCGGCTGTGAAGATGTCTGCCCCAAAGGACTGCCGTTGCAGAACCAGTTAGGTTTTCTGCGGCGTAAGATGGGGATCACTGCAATCAAGGAAATATTCAGGAAGTAA
- a CDS encoding fumarate hydratase: MRTIKAEQVIDAVAKMCVSANRYLPEDVRKRFEECAAAEDSPAAKEVFRQIKENWELAEKSGLPLCQDTGLAVYIVEMGEDVRVEGMNIRDAIDAGTRKGYEEGFLRKSSCDPLTRKNTGDNTPSIIHMDVVPGDKLKITFMAKGGGSENMSRVTMLAPAQGWAGIKKFVIERVAEAGPNPCPPTMVGIGIGGTFEYSALLAKKSLMRKVGEASPDPEIAKLEAELMEDINKLGIGPMGLGGKTTVFDVKIEMRPCHIASLPLAVNIQCHSSRHEEVEL; this comes from the coding sequence ATGCGTACTATTAAAGCTGAACAGGTTATCGATGCCGTAGCGAAAATGTGCGTCAGTGCAAACCGCTACCTGCCCGAAGATGTGCGCAAGCGTTTTGAAGAATGCGCTGCTGCCGAGGATTCTCCGGCTGCAAAAGAAGTTTTCAGGCAAATTAAAGAAAATTGGGAACTTGCTGAAAAGTCAGGTCTGCCTCTCTGTCAGGATACCGGCCTTGCCGTGTACATCGTGGAAATGGGGGAAGACGTCCGTGTTGAAGGTATGAATATCAGGGATGCTATTGATGCTGGAACTCGCAAAGGATATGAAGAGGGATTTTTAAGAAAATCTTCTTGTGATCCTCTGACCAGAAAAAATACCGGTGATAATACTCCTTCAATTATTCATATGGATGTTGTCCCCGGGGATAAACTTAAAATTACCTTTATGGCTAAGGGCGGCGGTTCTGAAAATATGAGCCGTGTGACCATGCTTGCTCCGGCTCAGGGCTGGGCAGGTATTAAGAAGTTTGTCATTGAAAGAGTTGCTGAAGCCGGACCTAATCCTTGCCCTCCAACAATGGTCGGTATCGGTATCGGCGGAACATTTGAATATTCGGCACTTCTGGCAAAAAAATCACTTATGAGAAAAGTTGGCGAAGCGTCACCTGATCCTGAGATTGCAAAGCTTGAAGCCGAACTTATGGAAGACATAAATAAGCTTGGGATTGGTCCTATGGGATTGGGCGGAAAAACCACAGTTTTTGATGTCAAAATTGAAATGCGTCCCTGTCATATCGCAAGTCTGCCGCTGGCTGTTAACATTCAGTGTCACTCTTCAAGACATGAGGAGGTGGAACTCTAA
- a CDS encoding Fe-S-containing hydro-lyase — translation MAEYKLSTPLTDEDMVQLKAGDVVKLTGTIYTARDAAHKRLVDLLDEGKELPFELKGSVVYYVGPSPAPPGRPIGAAGPTTSYRMDTYAPRLHSLGQKASIGKGKRSDEVKQALKDNKAVYFGATGGAGALLSMCIKEAKVIAFDELGPEAIRELTVEDFPLLVINDSHGGELYAVPDRKAAGIE, via the coding sequence ATGGCTGAATATAAACTTAGCACCCCCCTGACTGATGAAGATATGGTGCAGCTTAAAGCCGGTGATGTGGTTAAACTGACCGGAACTATCTACACCGCGCGTGATGCAGCACATAAAAGACTTGTTGATCTTCTTGATGAAGGCAAAGAGCTTCCTTTTGAACTTAAAGGTTCAGTGGTTTATTACGTAGGTCCCAGTCCGGCTCCTCCGGGCAGACCCATCGGGGCAGCCGGTCCTACTACAAGCTACCGAATGGATACTTATGCACCTCGTTTGCACAGCCTCGGCCAGAAAGCCAGCATAGGTAAAGGCAAGCGAAGTGATGAAGTTAAGCAGGCTCTTAAAGATAATAAAGCTGTTTATTTCGGAGCCACCGGAGGTGCTGGTGCTCTGTTGTCCATGTGCATCAAGGAAGCGAAAGTTATCGCTTTTGATGAACTGGGCCCCGAAGCAATCCGTGAGTTGACTGTAGAAGATTTTCCTCTTCTCGTTATCAATGATTCTCACGGAGGCGAGTTATACGCTGTCCCTGATCGCAAGGCGGCGGGTATTGAGTAA
- a CDS encoding malic enzyme-like NAD(P)-binding protein has protein sequence MALFTKQEALDYHSEGRKGKIEVVPVKPCATQKHLSMAYSPGVAEACLAIAEDKEKSYLYTGRGNLVAVVSNGTAVLGLGNIGPEAGKPVMEGKGVLFKVFADVDVFDINLDVTDPDELCNIVKALEPTFGGINLEDIKAPECFYIEEKLKKEMNIPVFHDDQHGTAIISGAGLINAAEITGKKIEDMRLVVSGAGAAAVACTNFYMSLGIKRENVAMFDSRGHINKSREGLNAQKQEFATDKEYKDLADAMNGADLFLGLSVKGMVTKDMVKSMADSPIIFACANPDPEISYTDAKEARPDAIMGTGRSDYPNQVNNVLGFPFIFRGALDVQATSINEEMKIAAAKALAALAKEPAPDYVCEAYGVDKLEFGIDYIIPKPLDLRLIEFESAAVAQAAMDTGVARKKIDIEEYKKELRERLAASRVRVGDFIKSYNLDF, from the coding sequence ATGGCTCTTTTTACTAAACAGGAAGCTCTTGATTATCATTCCGAGGGCAGAAAAGGTAAGATTGAAGTTGTGCCTGTAAAACCATGTGCGACTCAGAAACATCTCTCCATGGCCTACAGCCCAGGTGTGGCTGAGGCGTGTCTGGCAATAGCTGAAGACAAAGAAAAATCATATCTTTATACTGGACGTGGAAACCTTGTTGCTGTTGTTTCCAACGGTACAGCTGTACTTGGCCTTGGTAATATCGGCCCTGAAGCAGGTAAGCCTGTAATGGAAGGTAAAGGGGTTCTCTTCAAAGTTTTCGCTGATGTAGATGTTTTCGATATCAATCTTGATGTCACTGATCCTGATGAACTCTGCAATATTGTTAAAGCTCTCGAACCTACTTTCGGCGGCATCAATCTTGAAGATATCAAGGCTCCTGAGTGTTTCTACATCGAAGAAAAACTCAAAAAAGAAATGAATATTCCTGTCTTTCATGATGACCAGCATGGAACTGCTATTATTTCCGGTGCAGGACTGATTAATGCTGCTGAAATCACAGGTAAAAAAATAGAAGATATGCGCCTTGTTGTATCCGGCGCAGGAGCAGCTGCAGTTGCCTGCACAAACTTCTATATGTCACTTGGTATTAAACGTGAGAATGTTGCTATGTTTGACTCCCGTGGGCATATCAACAAAAGCCGTGAAGGACTCAACGCACAGAAACAGGAATTTGCTACTGACAAGGAATATAAAGATCTTGCAGATGCAATGAATGGTGCTGACCTGTTCCTGGGACTTTCTGTAAAAGGCATGGTTACCAAAGATATGGTAAAATCCATGGCTGACTCTCCTATCATTTTTGCTTGTGCAAATCCTGACCCTGAAATCAGTTACACTGATGCTAAAGAAGCCCGCCCTGATGCAATCATGGGGACCGGACGTTCTGATTATCCTAATCAGGTTAATAACGTTCTTGGCTTTCCTTTCATTTTCAGGGGAGCTTTGGATGTACAGGCTACATCTATCAATGAAGAAATGAAAATTGCCGCAGCTAAAGCTCTTGCTGCTTTGGCAAAAGAACCGGCTCCAGACTATGTTTGTGAAGCTTATGGAGTTGATAAGCTGGAATTCGGCATTGACTACATTATTCCTAAACCGCTTGACCTGCGTTTGATCGAATTCGAATCAGCTGCTGTTGCTCAGGCTGCAATGGATACCGGAGTTGCCCGCAAAAAAATCGACATTGAAGAATACAAAAAAGAACTTCGCGAGCGTCTGGCTGCTTCCAGAGTACGTGTTGGTGATTTTATTAAGTCTTATAATCTCGATTTCTAG
- a CDS encoding SLC13 family permease, with the protein MSDPKDSGNGRKIGFFLGPIVFLLMLFIPTPEGMEPNAWKVAAVTALMAIWWITEAIPIPATSLIPIALFPLLGVMKSAAACSPYANHLIYLFMGGFFLAVTMERWNLHRRIALHTIKTVGTSPGRMILGFMIATGFLSMWVSNTATTMMMVPIGLAVIQQATGFDSKDLRACATSGPESNFGKCLMLGIAYAASMGGVGTIIGTPPNTVMVGMVDKMYGVQIGFGQWMVYGVPLAVIMIGVSWWILTQILFPAKGLELAGGEAIIDSEIAKLGPMSKEEKYIVIVGCFVAAFWLSRGFMKPVVKDFWPNFGYIHDATIGILGSLVLFAIPTNFKKGEFLLDWKTAVKIPWDVILLFGGGLAIANGFSKTGLASYIASRLTMLDGMTLLMFVGVVVVITIFLTEITSNTATATLLVPIMGSAAIAMGVNPLATIVGACVAASFAFMLPVATPPNAVVFGSGCVSIKQMAAAGFWLNLFGAVLITLSVVYALPLLWGINLTVLPDWAVMPK; encoded by the coding sequence ATGAGCGATCCAAAAGACAGTGGTAACGGACGTAAAATCGGTTTTTTTCTGGGGCCGATAGTTTTCCTGCTCATGCTTTTCATACCTACTCCAGAAGGTATGGAACCGAATGCCTGGAAAGTTGCTGCTGTAACAGCGCTTATGGCTATCTGGTGGATAACTGAAGCTATTCCAATTCCTGCAACTTCGCTTATACCTATTGCTTTATTTCCGCTCCTGGGCGTTATGAAATCAGCTGCGGCATGTTCGCCCTACGCAAATCATCTGATCTATCTCTTTATGGGTGGCTTTTTTCTGGCTGTCACCATGGAAAGATGGAACCTCCACAGACGTATAGCTCTACATACAATTAAAACTGTCGGTACCAGTCCGGGGCGTATGATTCTCGGGTTTATGATAGCGACCGGTTTTCTTTCCATGTGGGTCTCAAATACTGCAACAACAATGATGATGGTTCCAATCGGTCTGGCTGTTATTCAGCAGGCGACCGGTTTTGATTCCAAAGACCTTAGAGCTTGTGCTACCTCAGGGCCCGAGTCCAACTTTGGTAAATGTCTGATGCTCGGTATTGCTTATGCTGCATCCATGGGTGGTGTGGGTACTATTATTGGTACTCCTCCTAACACTGTTATGGTCGGCATGGTTGATAAAATGTATGGCGTGCAGATCGGATTTGGACAGTGGATGGTTTACGGCGTACCTTTGGCCGTGATCATGATAGGTGTATCCTGGTGGATTTTGACTCAGATTTTGTTTCCTGCCAAAGGGCTTGAACTTGCTGGTGGCGAAGCAATTATTGATAGTGAAATCGCGAAACTTGGGCCTATGTCCAAGGAAGAAAAATATATCGTGATAGTAGGCTGTTTTGTCGCTGCATTCTGGCTTTCACGTGGCTTTATGAAACCTGTTGTTAAAGATTTCTGGCCTAACTTTGGTTATATTCATGATGCTACTATCGGTATTCTCGGTTCTTTAGTTCTTTTTGCTATCCCGACCAATTTCAAGAAGGGTGAATTTCTTCTTGACTGGAAGACAGCAGTAAAAATTCCCTGGGATGTAATTCTGCTCTTCGGTGGTGGTCTGGCAATAGCTAATGGTTTTTCAAAAACAGGTCTGGCCAGCTACATTGCTTCCAGATTGACAATGCTTGATGGTATGACGCTTCTGATGTTCGTTGGTGTGGTTGTTGTTATCACAATTTTCCTTACGGAAATCACTTCTAACACCGCAACAGCAACTCTACTTGTTCCTATTATGGGCAGTGCCGCAATCGCTATGGGGGTCAACCCGCTGGCAACAATTGTCGGTGCATGTGTCGCAGCATCCTTTGCATTCATGCTTCCTGTTGCAACTCCGCCTAACGCAGTTGTTTTCGGTAGTGGATGTGTGTCGATTAAACAGATGGCTGCAGCAGGATTCTGGCTGAATCTTTTCGGTGCGGTCCTGATTACTTTATCCGTTGTTTATGCTCTTCCGCTTCTTTGGGGCATAAATCTTACTGTGCTTCCTGACTGGGCTGTAATGCCCAAGTAA